The Armatimonadia bacterium genomic sequence CCGAACTTGGACCAGGAGAGAAACTACGGCACCGGTAAGCGCAAGGACGCGGTGGCACGGGTATGGATTATGCCCGGCGCCGGTCAGATCACCATCAACGGGAAGACCGCCACGCAGTACCTTCACCGCGCAGCGTTGGAACAGATGGTCCTTCAGCCCTTCATCGTCACCGAGACAATGGGGCAGTTTGACGTGAAGGCCTACGTTGCGGGTGGCGGCATCGCCGGTCAGGCTGGTGCGGTCCGACACGGGATCGCCAAGGCTCTGGTGCAGGCTGATGAGGCCAGGCGTTCCCCGCTGGG encodes the following:
- the rpsI gene encoding 30S ribosomal protein S9; amino-acid sequence: MDQERNYGTGKRKDAVARVWIMPGAGQITINGKTATQYLHRAALEQMVLQPFIVTETMGQFDVKAYVAGGGIAGQAGAVRHGIAKALVQADEARRSPLGSAGLLTRDPRVKERKHAGFRRARRGKQFSKR